The following coding sequences are from one Macaca mulatta isolate MMU2019108-1 chromosome 7, T2T-MMU8v2.0, whole genome shotgun sequence window:
- the VRTN gene encoding vertnin (The RefSeq protein has 1 substitution compared to this genomic sequence): MTSRNQLVQRVLQELQEAVECEGLEGLVGAALEAKQVLSSFTLPTCREGGPGLQVLEVDSVALSLYPDDAPRNMLPLVCKGEGSLLFEAASMLLWGDAGLSLELRARTVVEMLLHRHYYLQGMIDSKVMLQAVRYSLCSEESPEMTSLPPATLEAIFDADVKASCFPSSFSNVWHLYALASVLRRNIYSIYPMRNLKIRPYFNRVIRPRRCDHMPSTLHIMWAGQPLTSHFFRHQYFAPVVGLEEVEAEGAPGMAPALPTLAPLSSPAKTLELLNREPGLSYSHLCERYSVTKSTFYRWRRQSQEHRQRVAARFSAKHFLQDSFHRGGVVPLQQFLQRFPEISRSTYYAWKHELLGSGTCPALPPKEVLGMEELEKLPEEQVAEEELECSALAVSSPGMVLMQRAKLYLEHCISLNTLVPYRCFKRRFPGISRSTYYNWRRKALRRNPSFKPAPALSAPGTPQPASVGEGAVIPWKSEAEEGAGKATDEEPPTPQELLPLRMPLSRWQRRLRRAARRQVLSGHLPFCRFRLRYPSLSPSAFWVWKSLARGWPRGLSKLQVPAPTLGKGGQEAEEKQEEEAGRDVTTVMAPPVRASSEDAEGGPSREGALQEGATAQGQPHSGPLLSQPVVAAAGGRDGRMLVMDMIATTKFKAQAKLFLQKRFQSKSFPSYKEFSALFPLTARSTYYMWKRALYDGLTLVDG, from the coding sequence ATGACTTCTCGGAATCAGTTGGTGCAGCGGGTGCTGCAGGAGCTGCAGGAGGCAGTGGAGTGCGAAGGCCTGGAGGGTCTTGTAGGTGCTGCCCTAGAGGCCAAGCAGGTCCTGTCTTCCTTCACTCTTCCCACCTGCCGGGAGGGAGGCCCTGGCCTCCAGGTGCTGGAAGTGGACTCGGTGGCCCTGAGCCTGTATCCCGACGATGCTCCACGGAACATGCTGCCGCTGGTGTGCAAGGGCGAGGGCAGCCTGCTGTTCGAGGCGGCCAGCATGCTGCTGTGGGGTGACGCGGGCCTCAGCCTGGAGCTGCGGGCCCGCACAGTGGTGGAAATGCTGCTGCACAGACACTACTACCTCCAGGGCATGATCGACTCCAAAGTGATGCTGCAGGCCGTGCGCTACTCCCTGTGCTCTGAGGAGTCCCCTGAGATGACCAGCTTGCCCCCCGCCACGCTGGAGGCCATCTTCGATGCTGACGTCAAGGCCTCCTGCTTCCCCAGCAGCTTCTCCAACGTGTGGCACTTGTATGCTCTCGCCTCTGTGCTCCGGCGGAACATCTACTCCATCTACCCCATGCGCAACCTCAAGATCCGGCCCTATTTCAACCGTGTCATCCGGCCCCGCCGCTGCGACCACATGCCCTCCACGCTGCACATCATGTGGGCTGGTCAGCCCCTCACCAGCCACTTCTTCCGCCACCAGTACTTTGCCCCTGTGGTGGGGCTGgaagaggtggaggctgaaggTGCTCCTGGCATGGCCCCAGCTCATCCAACCCTGGCCCCACTGTCATCGCCGGCCAAGACCCTGGAGCTGCTCAACCGCGAACCTGGCCTCAGCTACTCTCACCTGTGTGAGCGCTACAGCGTCACCAAGAGCACCTTCTACCGCTGGCGGCGGCAGTCCCAGGAGCACCGGCAGAGGGTGGCTGCCCGCTTCTCCGCCAAGCACTTCCTGCAGGATAGCTTCCACCGGGGGGGCGTCGTGCCGCTTCAGCAGTTCCTCCAGCGGTTCCCCGAGATCTCCCGCTCAACCTACTACGCCTGGAAGCATGAGCTGCTGGGCTCTGGCACCTGCCCGGCCCTGCCCCCCAAGGAGGTGCTGGGCATGGAGGAGCTAGAGAAGCTGCCAGAGGAGCAGGTGGCTGAGGAGGAGCTGGAGTGCTCAGCACTGGCGGTGTCAAGCCCTGGAATGGTCTTAATGCAGCGGGCCAAGTTGTACCTGGAGCATTGCATTTCCCTGAACACACTGGTACCCTATCGCTGCTTCAAACGTAGGTTCCCTGGCATCTCACGGTCCACCTATTACAATTGGCGGCGAAAGGCCCTCCGGAGGAACCCCAGCTTCAAGCCAGCACCAGCCCTCTCTGCTCCTGGGACTCCCCAGCCAGCATCTGTTGGGGAAGGGGCTGTAATTCCTTGGAAGAGTGAGGCAGAAGAGGGGGCAGGGAAGGCCACGGATGAGGAGCCTCCCACCCCCCAGGAGCTCCTGCCACTAAGGATGCCCCTGTCCCGTTGGCAGAGGCGTCTGCGCAGGGCTGCCCGCAGGCAGGTGTTGAGTGGGCATCTCCCTTTTTGCCGCTTCCGCCTCCGCTACCCCAGCCTGTCACCTTCTGCCTTTTGGGTCTGGAAGAGTCTTGCTCGGGGTTGGCCCAGAGGCCTGTCCAAACTCCAGGTGCCAGCCCCCACCTTGGGCAAAGgaggtcaggaggctgaggagaagcaggaggaggaggctggcagGGATGTGACAACTGTGATGGCCCCACCTGTGAGGGCTTCTTCAGAAGATGCAGAGGGAGGGCCTTCCAGAGAGGGGGCCCTGCAAGAGGGGGCCACAGCCCAGGGCCAGCCCCACAGTGGGCCCCTGCTGAGCCAACCTGTGGTGGCAGCAGCGGGTGGGAGGGATGGCCGGATGCTGGTAATGGACATGATCGCTACCACGAAGTTTAAGGCCCAGGCCAAGCTGTTCTTGCAGAAGCGCTTCCAGTCCAAGAGCTTCCCCTCCTACAAGGAGTTCAGTGCCCTCTTCCCCCTCACTGCCCGCTCCACATACTACATGTGGAAGCGAGCCCTCTATGATGGCCTCACCCTGGTAGATGGCTGA
- the VRTN gene encoding vertnin isoform X1 gives MTSRNQLVQRVLQELQEAVECEGLEGLVGAALEAKQVLSSFTLPTCREGGPGLQVLEVDSVALSLYPDDAPRNMLPLVCKGEGSLLFEAASMLLWGDAGLSLELRARTVVEMLLHRHYYLQGMIDSKVMLQAVRYSLCSEESPEMTSLPPATLEAIFDADVKASCFPSSFSNVWHLYALASVLRRNIYSIYPMRNLKIRPYFNRVIRPRRCDHMPSTLHIMWAGQPLTSHFFRHQYFAPVVGLEEVEAEGAPGMAPAHPTLAPLSSPAKTLELLNREPGLSYSHLCERYSVTKSTFYRWRRQSQEHRQRVAARFSAKHFLQDSFHRGGVVPLQQFLQRFPEISRSTYYAWKHELLGSGTCPALPPKEVLGMEELEKLPEEQVAEEELECSALAVSSPGMVLMQRAKLYLEHCISLNTLVPYRCFKRRFPGISRSTYYNWRRKALRRNPSFKPAPALSAPGTPQPASVGEGAVIPWKSEAEEGAGKATDEEPPTPQELLPLRMPLSRWQRRLRRAARRQVLSGHLPFCRFRLRYPSLSPSAFWVWKSLARGWPRGLSKLQVPAPTLGKGGQEAEEKQEEEAGRDVTTVMAPPVRASSEDAEGGPSREGALQEGATAQGQPHSGPLLSQPVVAAAGGRDGRMLVMDMIATTKFKAQAKLFLQKRFQSKSFPSYKEFSALFPLTARSTYYMWKRALYDGLTLVDG, from the coding sequence ATGACTTCTCGGAATCAGTTGGTGCAGCGGGTGCTGCAGGAGCTGCAGGAGGCAGTGGAGTGCGAAGGCCTGGAGGGTCTTGTAGGTGCTGCCCTAGAGGCCAAGCAGGTCCTGTCTTCCTTCACTCTTCCCACCTGCCGGGAGGGAGGCCCTGGCCTCCAGGTGCTGGAAGTGGACTCGGTGGCCCTGAGCCTGTATCCCGACGATGCTCCACGGAACATGCTGCCGCTGGTGTGCAAGGGCGAGGGCAGCCTGCTGTTCGAGGCGGCCAGCATGCTGCTGTGGGGTGACGCGGGCCTCAGCCTGGAGCTGCGGGCCCGCACAGTGGTGGAAATGCTGCTGCACAGACACTACTACCTCCAGGGCATGATCGACTCCAAAGTGATGCTGCAGGCCGTGCGCTACTCCCTGTGCTCTGAGGAGTCCCCTGAGATGACCAGCTTGCCCCCCGCCACGCTGGAGGCCATCTTCGATGCTGACGTCAAGGCCTCCTGCTTCCCCAGCAGCTTCTCCAACGTGTGGCACTTGTATGCTCTCGCCTCTGTGCTCCGGCGGAACATCTACTCCATCTACCCCATGCGCAACCTCAAGATCCGGCCCTATTTCAACCGTGTCATCCGGCCCCGCCGCTGCGACCACATGCCCTCCACGCTGCACATCATGTGGGCTGGTCAGCCCCTCACCAGCCACTTCTTCCGCCACCAGTACTTTGCCCCTGTGGTGGGGCTGgaagaggtggaggctgaaggTGCTCCTGGCATGGCCCCAGCTCATCCAACCCTGGCCCCACTGTCATCGCCGGCCAAGACCCTGGAGCTGCTCAACCGCGAACCTGGCCTCAGCTACTCTCACCTGTGTGAGCGCTACAGCGTCACCAAGAGCACCTTCTACCGCTGGCGGCGGCAGTCCCAGGAGCACCGGCAGAGGGTGGCTGCCCGCTTCTCCGCCAAGCACTTCCTGCAGGATAGCTTCCACCGGGGGGGCGTCGTGCCGCTTCAGCAGTTCCTCCAGCGGTTCCCCGAGATCTCCCGCTCAACCTACTACGCCTGGAAGCATGAGCTGCTGGGCTCTGGCACCTGCCCGGCCCTGCCCCCCAAGGAGGTGCTGGGCATGGAGGAGCTAGAGAAGCTGCCAGAGGAGCAGGTGGCTGAGGAGGAGCTGGAGTGCTCAGCACTGGCGGTGTCAAGCCCTGGAATGGTCTTAATGCAGCGGGCCAAGTTGTACCTGGAGCATTGCATTTCCCTGAACACACTGGTACCCTATCGCTGCTTCAAACGTAGGTTCCCTGGCATCTCACGGTCCACCTATTACAATTGGCGGCGAAAGGCCCTCCGGAGGAACCCCAGCTTCAAGCCAGCACCAGCCCTCTCTGCTCCTGGGACTCCCCAGCCAGCATCTGTTGGGGAAGGGGCTGTAATTCCTTGGAAGAGTGAGGCAGAAGAGGGGGCAGGGAAGGCCACGGATGAGGAGCCTCCCACCCCCCAGGAGCTCCTGCCACTAAGGATGCCCCTGTCCCGTTGGCAGAGGCGTCTGCGCAGGGCTGCCCGCAGGCAGGTGTTGAGTGGGCATCTCCCTTTTTGCCGCTTCCGCCTCCGCTACCCCAGCCTGTCACCTTCTGCCTTTTGGGTCTGGAAGAGTCTTGCTCGGGGTTGGCCCAGAGGCCTGTCCAAACTCCAGGTGCCAGCCCCCACCTTGGGCAAAGgaggtcaggaggctgaggagaagcaggaggaggaggctggcagGGATGTGACAACTGTGATGGCCCCACCTGTGAGGGCTTCTTCAGAAGATGCAGAGGGAGGGCCTTCCAGAGAGGGGGCCCTGCAAGAGGGGGCCACAGCCCAGGGCCAGCCCCACAGTGGGCCCCTGCTGAGCCAACCTGTGGTGGCAGCAGCGGGTGGGAGGGATGGCCGGATGCTGGTAATGGACATGATCGCTACCACGAAGTTTAAGGCCCAGGCCAAGCTGTTCTTGCAGAAGCGCTTCCAGTCCAAGAGCTTCCCCTCCTACAAGGAGTTCAGTGCCCTCTTCCCCCTCACTGCCCGCTCCACATACTACATGTGGAAGCGAGCCCTCTATGATGGCCTCACCCTGGTAGATGGCTGA